The following are from one region of the Aspergillus luchuensis IFO 4308 DNA, chromosome 4, nearly complete sequence genome:
- the chsF gene encoding chitin synthase CHS3 (COG:M;~EggNog:ENOG410PG6N;~InterPro:IPR029044,IPR004835;~PFAM:PF03142,PF13632,PF13641;~TransMembrane:6 (o194-216i228-250o480-507i1047-1069o1075-1094i1101-1125o);~go_function: GO:0004100 - chitin synthase activity [Evidence IEA];~go_function: GO:0016758 - transferase activity, transferring hexosyl groups [Evidence IEA]) — protein sequence MSLPQRPGKASPRREDTYSSFRESSRRRHRTHESGRYHDSSAESPSGHRHHRHHRSRSSRRRDDVDEERGEVGAESRHKKTLSKPERSRVDHNHPHYHYRQKSQNMPTQPSTTGDEPLMGADGEAETNSSQSMDYKGKDRVYVTEGNINQPLERLPNRRRIKKRRSSRKITRRAAAAERKRQEALEQVRPPSPWTTYCAIITFWAPDFILKCFGMPKKAQRSAWREKIGLISLILLVGAFVGFLTFGFTATVCGTPPTRLRINEVSSNYMIFHGKAYDLSHSTHPAAAGIPAGSNVLWDLPHKYGGQDGSFFFQEVNGACKNLITLADGSDVPTNSAGDLAWYFPCHAFNQDGSSKPNKTVDYYLGWACHTSGTARKAFYNLNSAGDVYFTWDDTKNTSRNLAVYDGDVLDLDLLEWFNASQVNWPSKFDELRENSKVRGVDLTYYLQTGQEKRIGQCLSQIIKVGSIDTDTVGCIASKVVLYVSLIFILSIVVVKFIFALLFQWFISARYAAPRTSMGSDSKTRNQQIEDWANDIYRPGPRMTDYSMVERGTKRASFLPTTSRFSSPYTVSNGGKQKYQYVTMASQNSTTRLVPGATNSMYKQSHNSSGGSIGPNGSASRSSLALPGQDSRYSTAMLESEAPGMGGYVHEGVIPQPPPEWQPYGFPLAHSLCLVTCYSEGEEGIRTTLDSIAMTDYPNSHKTILVICDGMIKGKGEEFSTPEIVLGMMKDPIIPKDEVKSFSYVAVATGSKRHNMAKVYAGFYDYGVDSVIPEEKQQRVPMMVIVKSGTPSEANKSKPGNRGKRDSQIILMSFLQKVMFDERMTELEYEMFNGLWQVTGISPDFYEVILMVDADTKVFPDSLTHMIAAMVKDPEVMGLCGETKIANKTDSWVTMIQVFEYFISHHQAKAFESVFGGVTCLPGCFSMYRIKAPKGGQNYWVPILASPDVVEHYSENVVDTLHKKNLLLLGEDRYLSTLMLRTFPKRKQIFVPQAVCKTQVPDKFMVLLSQRRRWINSTVHNLMELVLVRDLCGTFCFSMQFCIFIELIGTLVLPAAIAFTFYVVINSIVHRPVQVIPLVLLALILGLPGVLIVVTAHKFVYVLWMFIYLLSLPVWNFVLPTYSYWKFDDFSWGDTRQTSEGKDKGHEAGEGEFDSSKITMKRWRDFEKDRRLRMQMSGWGQAPGPGGYSTYQDPYGGH from the exons ATGTCTCTACCTCAGCGTCCGGGGAAAGCCTCCCCGCGACGAGAAGATACCTACTCCTCTTTTCGAGAGTCCTCCCGCCGACGGCATCGCACCCACGAGAGCGGCCGCTACCATGATTCATCGGCCGAATCCCCATCAGGGCACCGGcaccatcgccatcaccGCTCACGCAGCTCCCGAAGACGCGACGACGTGGAcgaagagaggggagaagtgGGCGCAGAATCAAGACACAAGAAGACTCTATCGAAGCCGGAACGCAGTCGGGTCGACCATAACCATCCGCACTATCATTATCGCCAGAAATCTCAGAATATGCCCACGCAGCCATCGACGACCGGGGATGAGCCCCTAATGGGAGCAGACGGGGAGGCGGAGACAAACAGCTCGCAGAGCATGGACTACAAAGGAAAGGATAGGGTGTATGTGACGGAGGGAAATATCAACCAGCCCCTAGAACGCCTTCCAAATCGACGTCGCATCAAGAAACGGCGATCATCACGCAAGATTACCCGaagagcagcggcagcggagaggaagcgcCAGGAGGCCTTGGAACAAGTGCGGCCACCCAGCCCGTGGACAACATACTGCGCAATTATTACCTTCTGGGCTCCCGACTTCATCTTGAAGTGCTTTGGAATGCCCAAGAAAGCCCAGCGGAGTGCCTGGCGAGAGAAGATTGGCCTCATCAGTCTCATCCTACTCGTCGGAGCATTCGTCGGTTTTCTGACGTTCGGATTCACAGCGACCGTGTGCGGAACCCCTCCCACACGCCTGAGGATCAATGAGGTCAGTAGTAACTACATGATCTTCCACGGCAAGGCCTACGATCTATCCCACTCCACTCACCCGGCCGCTGCTGGCATTCCTGCCGGTTCCAATGTCCTCTGGGATCTGCCCCACAAGTACGGAGGACAGGACGGaagtttcttcttccaagaagTCAATGGGGCGTGCAAGAATCTAATCACCCTTGCCGACGGATCGGATGTGCCTACCAATTCAGCCGGCGACCTCGCCTGGTACTTTCCCTGTCACGCTTTCAATCAAGATGGGTCGTCCAAACCGAACAAGACGGTAGATTACTACCTTGGCTGGGCCTGTCATACGTCGGGGACGGCTCGGAAAGCCTTTTATAACTTGAACAGCGCCGGAGACGTGTACTTCACGTGGGATGACACCAAAAATACGAGCCGAAACCTTGCCGTTTACGATGGCGACGTACTCGATCTGGATCTTTTGGAATGGTTCAACGCATCTCAGGTGAACTGGCCATCGAAATTCGATGAGCTTCGCGAGAATTCCAAGGTCCGTGGGGTCGACCTCACGTACTATCTGCAAACGGGCCAGGAAAAGAGGATCGGCCAGTGTCTGTCGCAGATCATCAAGGTCGGCAGTATCGACACTGATACGGTTGGATGTATCGCCTCAAAGGTCGTCCTATACGTCTCGTTGATTTTCATCTTGTCCATCGTCGTGGTGAAGTTCATTTTCGCTCTGCTCTTCCAGTGGTTTATCTCCGCTCGCTACGCTGCACCCAGGACCAGTATGGGCTCCGACTCCAAGACACGGAACCAGCAAATCGAGGACTGGGCCAACGATATTTATCGACCTGGTCCGCGCATGACGGATTACAGTATGGTGGAAAGGGGCACCAAACGGGCAAGCTTCCTGCCGACTACCTCTCGCTTCTCCAGCCCGTACACTGTGAGCAACGGAGGCAAGCAGAAATATCAGTACGTCACGATGGCGAGCCAAAATTCAACAACACGCCTAGTGCCAGGTGCCACCAACTCGATGTACAAGCAAAGCCACAACAGCAGCGGGGGGAGCATCGGGCCCAATGGATCAGCCAGTCGATCAAGTCTTGCCCTTCCCGGACAGGACTCACGGTATTCAACTGCCATGCTCGAATCAGAAGCTCCGGGGATGGGCGGGTATGTCCACGAGGGTGTGATCCCGCAGCCACCGCCGGAATGGCAACCCTACGGGTTTCCTCTTGCCCACTCACTCTGCCTGGTTACCTGTTACtcggaaggtgaagagggcATCCGCACTACATTGGACTCCATCGCCATGACCGATTATCCGAACAGCCATAAGACTATCCTCGTGATCTGCGATGGAATGATCAAAGGAAAGGGTGAGGAGTTTTCCACCCCAGAGATTGTCCTAGGAATGATGAAggatcccatcatccccaaggaTGAAGTGAAGTCATTCTCATATGTTGCCGTTGCCACCGGGTCGAAGCGTCACAACATGGCAAAGGTGTATGCCGGGTTTTATGATTACGGCGTGGACTCCGTTATTCCAGAGGAAAAACAGCAGCGCGTCCCGATGATGGTTATTGTAAAAAGCGGCACTCCATCCGAAGCAAACAAGTCAAAGCCGGGAAATCGGGGCAAGCGAGACAGTCAGATCATTTTGATGTCCTTCCTCCAAAAGGTCATGTTCGACGAACGGATGACAGAACTTGAATACGAAATGTTCAACGGCTTATGGCAGGTGACCGGCATCTCTCCTGATTTCTATGAAGTCATTCTCATGGTCGATGCCGACACCAAGGTGTTCCCCGACAGTTTGACCCATATGATTGCTGCGATGGTCAAGGATCCGGAGGTAATGGGACTGTGTGGTGAAACGAAGATTGCCAACAAGACAGACAGCTGGGTGACAATGATCCAAGTATTTGA GTATTTCATCTCGCATCATCAAGCCAAGGCCTTTGAATCGGTGTTTGGTGGTGTTACGTGTCTTCCCGGGTGCTTCTCGATGTATCGGATCAAAGCACCAAAGGGTGGTCAGAACTATTGGGTTCCGATTCTGGCGAGTCCTGATGTGGTGGAGCATTACTCGGAGAATGTGGTCGATACGCTGCACAAGAAGAATCTGCTTCTGCTAGGTGAAGATCGGTATTTATCGACACTGATGCTACGTACCTTTCCCAAGCGAAAGCAGATTTTTGTGCCCCAGGCTGTCTGCAAGACGCAGGTGCCGGACAAATTCATGGTCCTACTCTCACAGCGACGACGCTGGATCAACAGTACCGTGCACAACTTGATGGAGCTGGTCCTGGTACGAGACTTGTGCGGGACATTTTGCTTCAGTATGCAGTTCTGCATCTTCATTGAGTTGATTGGCACGCTCGTGCTTCCGGCAGCCATTGCTTTTACCTTTTACGTGGTCATAAACTCGATCGTGCACAGGCCAGTACAAGTGATTCCGCTGGTACTGCTTGCTCTGATCCTGGGATTGCCGGGAGTGTTGATTGTGGTAACGGCGCACAAGTTTGTGTATGTGCTGTGGATGTTTATATATTTGCTATCCTTGCCAGTGTGGAACTTTGTACTACCAACGTACTCGTACTGGAAGTTTGACGACTTCAGCTGGGGCGACACGCGGCAGACGTCCGAAGGGAAGGACAAGGGGCACGAAgcaggggagggagagtttGACAGCAGCAAGATCACAATGAAGCGGTGGCGAGACTTTGAAAAGG ATCGCCGACTGCGCATGCAGATGTCGGGCTGGGGCCAGGCTCCGGGGCCGGGAGGGTATTCAACCTATCAAGACCCCTATGGGGGGCATTAA
- a CDS encoding uncharacterized protein (COG:S;~EggNog:ENOG410PJDC;~InterPro:IPR000073,IPR029058;~MEROPS:MER0000440;~PFAM:PF08386,PF00561;~TransMembrane:1 (o23-46i)), with protein MLVKPHKFSLENTSPIMLGPKGWSSLVSCVLVTVCISPAIVAPFLAKDAQMPLNPHGGSILQWKDCGEANNHTLQCSRLDVPMDHFSQPSDKAFSIPIIRMLAKNASATGDRHIFLNPGGPGASGVGFLRGSASDLNKLIGEDFHLLSFDPRGVSGSMPKAVCYASNAERTAAFASNPWDLQFQAGEMYTKAENKANACKDMMGEYGRYINTPQIAADMDLILDAIGQQKMFYWGLSYGTTLGQTYAQIFPERVSRMVLDGISDLDEWYNSFLFEEYLTDTDKIFTGFVEECFKAGEACPLRSIKGEQSRSPSQLQSHIVSFLRELEEEPIPVYLNSTSYGAITRRSLVRNGILFALYKPSTWPVFAHNLVELLNGNTTPAYNAYSESWVLKYLVDDSTTFIGLNDNRKSGKDSPVHGIKPVYNYVSSRPEMSFLVSRYQGSDIYDRASWSIPTTHGFHPRCYPGSPRVKTAEPILILSTTWDPVCPLISAKKAQNSFEGARLVQQISYGHCTLSMPSLCTVGHLRRYLNEGVLPEPEATCGIDADYFPSARGSAVSTLSVEEEDLLGSLH; from the exons ATGCTAGTCAAACCACACAAGTTTTCCCTCGAAAATACCTCGCCGATAATGCTCGGGCCCAAAGGCTGGAGTAGCCTTGTTTCGTGTGTTTTAGTCACAGTATGTATAAGCCCTGCTATTGTGGCACCATTTTTGGCCAAAGATGCCCAGATGCCCCTCAACCCTCATGGGGGTTCGATATTGCAGTGGAAGGACTGCGGTGAAGCTAACAACCATACTCTCCAAT GTTCCCGACTGGATGTTCCCATGGATCATTTTAGCCAACCGTCCGACAAGGCTTTCTCGATACCTATCATTAGAATGCTAGCCAAGAATGCATCTGCAACCGGAGATAGACATATCTTCCTGAACCCCGGGGGACCTGGAG CCAGTGGAGTGGGCTTTCTGCGCGGATCTGCATCCGATCTCAATAAGCTCATTGGGGAAGACTTCCACTTACTCAGTTTCGACCCTCGTGGCGTAAGTGGATCAATGCCGAAAGCTGTTTGCTACGCAAGCAACGCCGAACGCACTGCCGCGTTCGCCAGCAACCCTTGGGACCTTCAGTTCCAAGCCGGCGAGATGTACACCAAGGCCGAGAATAAAGCAAATGCTTGTAAAGATATGATGGGCGAATATGGTAGATACATAAACACCCCACAGATAGCTGCTGATATGGACTTGATCCTCGACGCGATCGGACAGCAGAAGATGTTTTATTGGGGACTTAGTT ATGGAACCACACTCGGTCAGACATATGCGCAGATTTTCCCAGAGCGGGTTTCCCGAATGGTACTTGACGGCATCAGTGATCTGGATGAATGGTACAATTCCTTTTTATTCGAAGAGTACTTAACCGACACGGACAAAATCTTCACCGGCTTTGTAGAAGAATGTTTCAaagctggagaagcttgCCCGTTGCGCTCAATCAAGGGAGAGCAATCGAGGTCGCCTAGCCAACTTCAGTCCCATATTGTTAGCTTCTTGCGCGAGCTTGAAGAAGAGCCAATTCCCGTTTACTTGAATAGCACGAGTTATGGTGCAATCACTCGACGAAGTCTAGTACGCAACGGAATATTATTCGCCCTATACAAGCCATCAACTTGGCCTGTCTTTGCACACAACCTGGTCGAGCTACTTAACGGCAACACGACCCCTGCTTACAACGCATACTCCGAGTCATGGGTTCTCAAGTATCTCGTCGATGATTCCACTACCTTCATTGGTTTGAATGATAACCGAAAAAGCGGGAAGGATTCCCCAGTACATGGTATCAAGCCGGTCTACAATTATGTTAGTTCCAGACCGGAAATGTCCTTTTTGGTATCAAGGTATCAAGGATCTGATATCTATGACCGAGCCTCGTGGTCGATTCCCACAACCCATGGCTTCCACCCTCGGTGCTATCCTGGGTCTCCCCGGGTGAAAACAGCTGAGCCAATACTGATATTGTCGACTACCTGGGATCCTGTGTGTCCGTTAATATCTGCAAAGAAAGCTCAGAACAGCTTTGAAGGCGCTCGCCTTGTGCAGCAGATATCGTATGGCCACTGTACTCTCAGCATGCCTTCATTATGTACCGTTGGACATCTGAGGCGGTATCTCAATGAAGGAGTACTACCGGAGCCCGAAGCAAC GTGTGGCATTGATGCTGACTATTTCCCATCTGCTCGGGGATCTGCAGTATCTACTTTGAgcgtggaagaggaggatttgcTCGGTAGTCTTCATTAA
- a CDS encoding uncharacterized protein (COG:L;~EggNog:ENOG410PKF1;~InterPro:IPR027450,IPR037151,IPR005123;~PFAM:PF13532;~go_function: GO:0016491 - oxidoreductase activity [Evidence IEA];~go_process: GO:0055114 - oxidation-reduction process [Evidence IEA]) produces MGMKELPITPRGIFWQEDFITPEHEQQLISIFRHELKWPDRSGRTSLHYGYTFDYKTFGVDPEIPYKEFPDWLKPLIPTTESRPPDQVCLQYYPPGSGIPPHVDAHLAWDQLYALSLGAPVLMQFRKGKTEERIDVDLTPRTMMAMAGDARLHWTHGIKKRKTDTLPDGSVRLREDRWSLTYRWLRKGECECGNVELCDVAQRRNGIEKEKRSLKQLAEESAGQTASE; encoded by the coding sequence ATGGGCATGAAAGAGCTGCCCATCACCCCTCGTGGAATCTTCTGGCAAGAAGACTTTATCACGCCCGAACACGAGCAGCAACTAATCTCCATCTTCCGGCATGAACTAAAGTGGCCCGACCGCAGCGGGCGCACATCTCTCCACTACGGCTACACATTCGATTATAAGACTTTCGGAGTAGACCCCGAGATACCCTATAAGGAGTTTCCAGATTGGCTGAAGCCCCTGATTCCCACGACGGAGTCCCGTCCTCCAGATCAGGTCTGTCTGCAGTATTATCCTCCGGGAAGTGGCATCCCACCTCATGTAGATGCGCACCTGGCGTGGGATCAGCTGTATGCGCTGTCGCTGGGTGCGCCGGTCTTGATGCAGTTCCGGAAGGGCAAGACGGAGGAGCGGATCGATGTGGATTTGACCCCGcggacgatgatggcgatggctggGGATGCGAGGCTTCATTGGACGCATGGGATCAAGAAGCGGAAGACAGATACCTTACCCGATGGCTCGGTGAGGCTGAGGGAGGATAGGTGGAGTCTTACGTATCGGTGGCTTAGGAAAGGGGAGTGTGAGTGTGGAAATGTTGAGCTTTGTGATGTTGCCCAGAGACGGAATGGtattgagaaggagaagaggtcgTTGAAGCAGTTAGCTGAGGAGAGTGCCGGGCAGACTGCTTCTGAATGA
- a CDS encoding uncharacterized protein (COG:E;~EggNog:ENOG410Q2J6;~InterPro:IPR004839,IPR004838,IPR000796,IPR015424, IPR015421,IPR015422;~PFAM:PF00155;~go_function: GO:0003824 - catalytic activity [Evidence IEA];~go_function: GO:0008483 - transaminase activity [Evidence IEA];~go_function: GO:0030170 - pyridoxal phosphate binding [Evidence IEA];~go_process: GO:0006520 - cellular amino acid metabolic process [Evidence IEA];~go_process: GO:0009058 - biosynthetic process [Evidence IEA]), which yields MTEQYLGLPIGPADTAFGLMAEYDADQHLNKVSLIAGAYRDENGQPWVLPSVKEAKARLAQDQNHEYLGIAGSPALINVAQSLTFGSNMTKNLDKSIASIQTVSGTGANHMAAHFLARHLRPKRVYIPSPTWINHQTIWAGVGIHIEEYPYYSAETRGVDLEGMLSVFETTAEERDVVVLQACAHNPTGVDLTHEQWARVAEVMKRKKLYVLFDSAYQGFATGDVNGDAWSIRYFVEQLIFNGEPDHPGLCVAQSFSKNFGLYGERVGVLHLVVPRHLAAQGARSELLGLARAEYSNPPRYGASIVETVLGNEELKGQWLRDLDTMSSRIKSMRRELRRRLESKETPGDWSVLESQIGMFSYTALSQKQVTRLREEFHIYLLPSGRVSICGLNEKNVEYVASAFREVIGFNSN from the exons ATGACCGAACAGTACCTTGGCCTACCTATTGGGCCGGCAGATACAGCCTTTGGGCTGATGGCAGAGTATGATGCCGACCAGCACCTAAACAAGGTGTCCCTAATAGCAGGGGCATACCGCGACGAGAACGGCCAACCTTGGGTACTCCCAAGTGTGAAAGAG GCCAAAGCACGCCTCGCCCAGGACCAGAACCACGAATACCTAGGCATCGCAGGCTCGCCGGCCCTTATCAATGTAGCTCAATCCCTTACCTTTGGCTCCAATATGACCAAGAATCTAGACAAGAGCATCGCTTCTATTCAAACAGTCTCAGGAACAGGCGCAAATCATATGGCTGCGCACTTCCTAGCACGGCATCTTCGTCCAAAGCGGGTGTACATCCCCTCGCCAACATGGATCAACCACCAGACTATTTGGGCTGGCGTTGGGATCCACATCGAAGAGTACCCATACTACTCTGCAGAAACAAGAGGCGTTGACCTAGAAGGGATGTTATCAGTGTTCGAGACTACCGCCGAAGAAAGAGACGTAGTGGTTCTGCAAGCCTGTGCGCATAACCCGACAGGTGTGGACCTCACTCATGAGCAATGGGCCCGAGTTGCGGAAGTGATGAAGCGTAAGAAGTTATACGTTCTCTTTGACAGCGCTTATCAGGGCTTTGCTACAGGCGATGTCAACGGTGATGCCTGGTCTATTCGGTATTTCGTGGAGCAACTGATTTTCAATGGGGAACCTGATCATCCAGGCCTTTGTGTGGCACAATCTTTTTCTAAAAACTTTGGACTCTACGGCGAGCGTGTAGGTGTCCTCCATCTTGTCGTGCCTCGGCACCTCGCCGCCCAGGGTGCCCGGTCGGAACTACTTGGTCTCGCTCGTGCAGAGTACTCAAATCCGCCTCGCTATGGGGCGAGTATTGTCGAAACTGTCCTAGGAAATGAAGAGCTAAAGGGGCAGTGGCTAAGGGACTTGGATACTATGAGTTCGAGGATTAAGAGCATGCGGCGTGAGCTCCGCAGGAGGCTGGAAAGCAAGGAGACGCCGGGGGATTGGTCGGTTTTGGAGAGCCAGATTGGTATGTTTAGCTATACGGCGCTGAGTCAGAAACAAGTTACTCGCTTGCGAGAGGAATTTCATATCTATCTCTTGCCATCGGGGAGAGTGAGCATCTGTGGTTTGAATGAGAAGAATGTTGAGTATGTGGCAAGTGCGTTTAGGGAGGTGATTGGATTCAATTCCAATTGA
- a CDS encoding acyltransferase family protein (COG:I;~EggNog:ENOG410PMTM;~InterPro:IPR002656;~PFAM:PF01757;~TransMembrane:10 (i98-117o137-160i190-209o244-263i275-295o315-334i373-394o414-430i451-469o481-502i);~go_function: GO:0016747 - transferase activity, transferring acyl groups other than amino-acyl groups [Evidence IEA]), with product MSSSDNGLLSPPPVHNIPLNDLESNHSRRFPAPSWSDLTDPSALAPHVKHHMDNGIDRLDDFFTKVAIFITPSYLQHHVGGKSQPPSRQHAIAALDGLRGWACLLVFNFHFLFTYTWKVAVGWGFNNENFSVLQLPIIHMLVSGHIMVAIFFVISGYVLSYKPLKLIRSRSWEQTFTTLASSTFRRALRLYIPSIVGILLVFIAVRLGVYNYSHKVLVEGHTILGTNEQHPPIMRSFYKQYWDWYLAIVHLMDPFNWALYYNYYNPHLWTIPVEFRSSIVLFLTILGTSRLTTAVRISLVSGLVWFCMRWGRWDIVLFLFGMLMAEADLINGTWERPANESESKPRTGHRHFLPKQQNALRQLLPFRLSTRNLWIGLFVLGLYFGSAPNTGYKWTPFYRWTWEITPRTYPEPHRFPQTLGAVLIVFSINHSKDLQKLFTHPLSQYLGKISFAFYIVHGPILHSLGYSLMPNIWAVVGKETNFQYCLGFLIGWLICLPISLWAGDVFWRAVDIPSVKFARWLEDKLIVKTTKPEISGTNSHRQ from the coding sequence ATGTCGTCCTCCGACAATGGCCTCCTATCCCCACCGCCAGTCCATAATATTCCTTTGAATGACCTGGAATCCAATCATTCTCGCCGTTTCCCCGCTCCCAGTTGGTCCGATCTGACCGACCCCTCGGCTCTCGCTCCTCATGTCAAGCACCACATGGATAACGGCATCGACCGTCTGGACGACTTCTTCACCAAAGTCGCCATCTTCATAACCCCGAGTTACTTGCAACATCATGTTGGCGGCAAGTCGCAGCCCCCGTCTAGACAACATGCGATCGCTGCGTTGGATGGTCTGCGCGGCTGGGCCTGCCTGCTAGTCTTCAacttccacttcctcttcactTATACCTGGAAGGTTGCCGTGGGCTGGGGATTCAACAATGAGAATTTCAGCGTGCTGCAGCTCCCTATCATACACATGCTGGTCTCTGGCCATATCATGGTGGctatcttcttcgtcatatCCGGTTATGTGCTCTCCTACAAGCCACTGAAGTTGATCCGCAGTCGCTCTTGGGAACAGACCTTCACTACCCTAGCCTCATCTACCTTTCGTCGCGCACTCCGCCTCTACATCCCATCTATCGTTGGTATCTTATTGGTTTTTATCGCGGTCCGGTTGGGCGTGTACAACTACTCACATAAAGTCCTCGTAGAGGGCCACACCATCCTCGGCACGAACGAACAGCATCCCCCGATCATGCGGTCTTTCTACAAGCAGTACTGGGACTGGTACCTGGCAATCGTTCATCTGATGGATCCTTTTAACTGGGCGCTttactacaactactacaacCCGCACCTGTGGACCATCCCCGTTGAGTTCCGCAGCTCTATCGTGCTCTTCCTCACCATTCTGGGCACTTCTCGTCTAACAACTGCCGTCCGTATCTCGCTCGTTAGCGGCCTAGTCTGGTTCTGTATGCGCTGGGGCCGTTGGGATATCGTGCTATTTCTATTCGGCATGCTTATGGCGGAGGCGGATCTCATAAATGGCACCTGGGAGCGACCTGCGAATGAGAGCGAGTCGAAGCCAAGAACTGGGCATCGTCACTTCCTTCCCAAGCAGCAAAATGCCCTTAGacaacttcttcccttccGTCTCTCTACCCGCAATCTTTGGATCGGCCTTTTTGTACTCGGTTTGTACTTCGGTTCGGCCCCGAATACTGGCTACAAGTGGACTCCCTTCTACCGTTGGACCTGGGAGATTACTCCCAGAACCTACCCGGAGCCACATCGGTTTCCCCAGACCCTGGGCGCTGTTCTCATTGTGTTCAGCATCAACCACTCCAAGGATCTCCAGAAACTCTTCACCCACCCTCTGTCACAGTACTTGGGCAAGATTTCATTTGCCTTCTACATCGTCCACGGACCCATTCTCCACTCGCTGGGCTACTCTCTCATGCCCAACATCTGGGCCGTCGTTGGTAAGGAGACCAATTTCCAGTACTGCCTGGGTTTCTTGATTGGCTGGCTCATCTGCCTTCCTATCTCCCTTTGGGCTGGTGATGTCTTCTGGCGTGCGGTTGATATTCCTAGCGTGAAGTTCGCCCGTTGGCTGGAAGACAAGCTTATCGTGAAGACGACCAAGCCAGAAATCTCGGGCACTAACTCGCACCGGCAATAG
- a CDS encoding uncharacterized protein (SECRETED:SignalP(1-17)), whose product MKFILPAVLFLASAVSAQNTVLDYSDGIPLCCTTHDYVSEADDEVIQQVTSAFESDGGGAWDLGEAIAGECQTAFPTGFAGGNRTDCPEDLTAIWCKKHAPWTLTINGTSTPRDAHGQCHY is encoded by the exons ATGAAGTTTATCCTTCCCGccgttctcttcctcgcctctGCCGTGTCCGCGCAGAACACTGTCCTCGACTACAGCGATGGTATCCCGCTTTGCTGCACCACCCACGACTACGTCTCCGAGGCCGACGACGAGGTCATCCAGCAGGTGACCAGCGCCTTCGAGAGTGACGGCGGTGGTGCCTGGGATCTGGGTGAGGCTATTGCGGGTGAAT GCCAGACTGCTTTCCCCACTGGCTTCGCTGGCGGCAACCGCACTGACTGCCCCGAGGATCTGACTGCCATCTGGTGCAAGAAGCACGCTCCCTGGACC TTGACTATCAACGGTACCTCAACCCCCCGTGATGCCCACGGACAGTGCCACTACTAG